Proteins co-encoded in one Desulfitobacterium hafniense DCB-2 genomic window:
- a CDS encoding TRAP transporter substrate-binding protein: MQKGIFLRKLLVVSLVAGLSLVGCGAKASSDSAGAGTEQKAMKMRLTQTKSDNHPVSQGYVKFAELVKEKTNGQIVVDVFNNGVLGNDREGVEAAQQGTIEFGGSSTPNMSSFTNIFTAWDLPYIFQTKEDVYKVVDGEPGQLASQELEKSGFKVVMYPDYGFRQFVNNEKEIKLPADMKGLKVRTTNSPVEQADFKVWGANPTPIGWTEVYTALQQKTVDGEGNSYGLLWETKHQEVLKFATEINYNYSSDILVMNKKIFDGLSPELQKAILDAGKEAVQWQRELANTKEEEAKENFKNFGIKIYEPTPDEMKQWKGSVKPVWDEFIVKGKADPEYVDLILKTIGKTKEEVFQ; the protein is encoded by the coding sequence ATGCAAAAAGGTATATTTTTAAGGAAACTGTTAGTTGTCTCATTAGTTGCCGGACTTTCTTTAGTTGGTTGTGGCGCTAAAGCGTCCAGTGATAGTGCAGGAGCCGGAACCGAGCAGAAAGCCATGAAGATGCGTTTGACACAAACCAAATCGGATAATCATCCTGTGTCCCAGGGGTATGTTAAATTTGCGGAATTGGTTAAGGAAAAAACGAATGGACAAATTGTAGTTGACGTATTTAATAATGGTGTTCTTGGCAATGACCGCGAAGGGGTCGAAGCCGCCCAGCAAGGAACAATAGAATTTGGGGGTTCATCCACCCCGAACATGTCGAGCTTTACCAATATTTTTACAGCTTGGGATCTGCCCTATATTTTCCAAACAAAAGAAGATGTTTACAAAGTTGTCGATGGCGAGCCGGGTCAATTGGCATCTCAGGAACTGGAAAAGTCCGGTTTTAAGGTGGTAATGTACCCGGATTACGGATTCCGTCAATTTGTTAATAATGAAAAAGAAATTAAATTACCCGCAGATATGAAAGGTCTTAAAGTAAGAACCACCAACTCACCGGTTGAACAGGCCGACTTTAAGGTATGGGGTGCTAATCCTACTCCTATAGGCTGGACTGAAGTATATACCGCACTTCAGCAAAAAACCGTTGACGGCGAAGGGAATTCCTATGGTTTACTTTGGGAGACAAAGCACCAGGAAGTTTTGAAATTTGCTACCGAAATAAATTATAACTATAGTTCCGACATTCTGGTCATGAACAAAAAGATTTTCGACGGCTTAAGCCCTGAATTGCAAAAGGCGATATTAGATGCAGGAAAAGAAGCGGTTCAATGGCAAAGAGAGCTTGCCAATACGAAAGAAGAAGAAGCCAAAGAGAATTTCAAAAACTTTGGTATAAAAATTTATGAACCTACCCCTGATGAGATGAAGCAATGGAAGGGGAGCGTTAAACCGGTCTGGGATGAGTTTATCGTCAAAGGTAAAGCGGATCCGGAATATGTTGACCTTATTCTAAAAACAATCGGCAAAACAAAGGAAGAAGTTTTTCAATAA
- a CDS encoding APC family permease, with protein MISSLKRFLIGRPLKSTELGEQKLNKKKALAILSSDALSSVAYGPEQILIVLAAVGAAAFWYSLPLAVGVLILLVALILSYRQIIFAYPHGGGAYMVSKNNLGVTPGLIAGGSLLVDYILTVAVSVSAGTDALTSAFPALHAHHVTIAILFVVLLTILNLRGVTESASILAYPVYLFVVALLILIGAGGYKILTGQVSPVLSAPIGTPVAGLSLFLLMKAFASGSSALTGVEAISNAIPNFKEPAPSNAAKTLMAMGGLLGILFSGIVLLGYFYGIAPSEEVTVVSQIAEDVFGRNYLYYFIQGTTALILILAANTGYSAFPLLAVNLAKDKFIPRIFTMRGDRLGYSNGIISLGFLSILLIIAFKGRTEQLIPLYAVGVFIPFTLSQTGMIVKWFRERPKGWLPKLLINATGALICFSVTLIFFLTKFSQIWPIIIFIPLMISMFRKIRRHYDAIAEELRVSAWEKALPVQGNIIIIPIAGITRVVENSLNYAQSLSPQQIIAVHVSFNKEDQTKLEEKWENWQTGVRLVTLYSLRRSIIQPLTKFIDSVERRTAEANYQITVLIPEFIPKKGWHHILHNQSSLLIRTALLHRRNVVVTTVPYHLKK; from the coding sequence GGCTGCAGTGGGCGCAGCTGCCTTTTGGTATTCTCTTCCTCTTGCCGTGGGGGTTTTAATCCTTTTAGTGGCTTTGATCCTATCTTACCGGCAAATTATTTTCGCCTATCCTCACGGCGGCGGAGCTTATATGGTTTCTAAAAATAATTTGGGGGTTACTCCGGGATTAATAGCGGGCGGCTCTTTATTGGTCGACTATATTTTAACAGTGGCTGTCAGTGTCTCCGCAGGCACAGACGCCCTGACTTCCGCCTTTCCTGCCCTGCACGCCCATCATGTGACTATCGCCATTCTCTTTGTTGTTCTCCTTACGATTCTTAATTTAAGAGGGGTAACAGAATCTGCTTCTATATTGGCTTATCCAGTCTATTTATTTGTCGTTGCCTTATTGATCTTGATCGGAGCAGGGGGATACAAGATTTTGACGGGCCAGGTCTCACCTGTATTGTCTGCACCTATCGGTACACCTGTCGCAGGATTAAGCCTTTTTTTGTTGATGAAAGCCTTCGCCTCAGGAAGTTCGGCCTTAACGGGAGTGGAGGCCATCTCCAATGCCATACCGAATTTTAAGGAACCCGCCCCGAGCAATGCCGCCAAAACCCTGATGGCCATGGGGGGTTTGCTGGGAATCCTCTTTTCCGGCATTGTGCTCTTAGGGTATTTCTATGGAATTGCTCCCAGTGAAGAGGTCACTGTGGTCTCTCAGATCGCTGAAGATGTCTTCGGGCGCAATTACCTCTATTATTTTATTCAAGGAACAACCGCCCTTATCCTGATTCTGGCCGCCAACACCGGTTACTCGGCCTTTCCCCTTTTGGCGGTTAATCTTGCCAAAGATAAGTTTATCCCCAGAATATTCACCATGCGTGGCGACCGCCTGGGTTATTCCAACGGCATCATAAGCCTCGGTTTCTTATCCATTCTTCTGATCATTGCCTTTAAAGGACGCACTGAGCAGCTCATCCCGCTTTACGCAGTCGGTGTCTTCATTCCTTTTACTTTGTCCCAGACCGGCATGATCGTGAAATGGTTTAGAGAAAGGCCGAAAGGTTGGCTGCCCAAGCTGCTGATCAATGCCACAGGCGCTCTCATCTGTTTCAGTGTGACTTTGATTTTCTTTTTAACAAAATTTTCGCAGATTTGGCCCATTATCATCTTCATTCCCCTGATGATTTCTATGTTCAGAAAAATCCGCAGGCATTATGATGCAATAGCGGAAGAGCTGCGCGTTTCGGCCTGGGAAAAGGCGCTGCCGGTTCAGGGAAATATTATCATCATCCCCATTGCCGGGATCACCCGGGTTGTGGAGAACTCCCTCAACTATGCTCAATCTTTATCCCCACAGCAGATTATCGCCGTCCATGTCTCGTTTAATAAAGAGGACCAAACCAAACTGGAAGAGAAATGGGAAAACTGGCAGACCGGCGTTCGCCTGGTCACTCTCTATTCCCTGCGCAGGAGCATTATTCAGCCACTGACCAAGTTTATCGATTCCGTTGAACGGCGGACGGCGGAAGCCAATTATCAGATTACTGTTCTCATCCCGGAATTCATCCCTAAAAAAGGCTGGCATCATATTCTTCACAATCAATCCAGCTTATTGATCCGCACGGCTTTGCTCCATAGAAGAAATGTGGTTGTGACAACGGTGCCTTATCATCTCAAAAAGTAA
- a CDS encoding GlcG/HbpS family heme-binding protein, with protein MKQVLSMDSINILTSRIVEMALSDGKPPVSMAVCDNHGFLMYFLRMDGAPIRSIELAKNKAYTASRMGTTTEAFHKRLSEEQLNINYFCDSCLTAMPGGTPVVLNNGLIGAVGISGRCPKNDQELADKAVTLILQKLE; from the coding sequence TTGAAACAGGTTTTATCCATGGACAGTATAAACATCCTGACTTCCCGGATAGTGGAAATGGCTTTATCAGATGGCAAACCTCCTGTAAGCATGGCTGTTTGCGATAACCATGGTTTCTTGATGTATTTCTTAAGGATGGATGGCGCACCTATACGCAGTATTGAGTTAGCAAAGAATAAAGCCTATACGGCCTCCAGAATGGGAACGACAACGGAAGCTTTCCATAAACGTCTTTCCGAAGAACAACTGAATATTAATTATTTTTGTGATTCATGTCTTACGGCTATGCCAGGGGGTACTCCCGTTGTCTTAAATAATGGATTAATCGGAGCAGTAGGGATTAGCGGACGGTGTCCGAAGAACGATCAGGAATTAGCAGACAAAGCAGTTACCCTCATCCTTCAGAAATTAGAATAA
- a CDS encoding ABC transporter ATP-binding protein: MIGTIRKFFAFAGKRGKLMQKGIALALINSIFQALQILALAVVLQGIVEGTMTAGTAWTSFAIMFLSMLGAILTRQRATMAQAEGSFMMCADKRTEIGDRLKYMPMGYFNDHSLGAITAAVTNTMEDVQDIAPRVMDKIIHGYVHAAIITLMLLFFDWRIGLIILAGILVFMGANGLMQKKSRTISPARVAAQSALVGAVLEYVQGISVVRAFNLAQAAGHTLDQAIDECEKNNVGLEIAFIPYMFLQSLILKLFSILVVIAAIAFYLTGSMNLTTCLLMLISAFIIYSQLETAGSMSALLRAIDISIDRVEEIHHTPVMDELGKAIHPQSYAIEGRNVSFSYDKKKILDDVSFRIPAGTTTAIIGPSGGGKTTLCHLITRFWDVDSGSITLGGRDVRDYSLDSLLANFSMVFQKVYLFNDTILNNIRFGKPDATLEEVREAAKRARCDDFIMMLPEGYDTMVGEGGATLSGGERQRISIARAILKDAPIVILDEATANVDPENESRLQEAIAEMTKNKTIIMIAHRLKTVRNAQQILVLDQGRIVQRGGHEQLMAEGGLYADFIGMRAAAVGWKLGRKGLEMDVQGV, from the coding sequence ATGATTGGAACGATTCGTAAATTTTTTGCCTTTGCCGGCAAGCGCGGGAAACTGATGCAAAAAGGCATTGCCCTGGCCCTGATCAATTCCATCTTCCAGGCCCTGCAGATTCTGGCCCTGGCGGTGGTCTTGCAAGGGATCGTGGAGGGAACGATGACCGCCGGAACAGCCTGGACCTCCTTCGCGATCATGTTCCTCAGTATGCTGGGGGCTATTCTTACCCGGCAGCGGGCCACCATGGCCCAAGCCGAGGGCAGCTTCATGATGTGCGCCGACAAACGGACGGAAATCGGCGATCGCCTGAAATACATGCCTATGGGCTATTTTAATGACCATAGTCTGGGAGCCATTACCGCCGCCGTTACCAACACCATGGAGGACGTACAGGATATCGCCCCCCGAGTCATGGATAAGATCATTCACGGCTATGTCCATGCCGCCATCATCACTCTGATGCTGCTCTTTTTCGATTGGCGCATCGGTCTGATCATCCTGGCCGGCATCCTGGTGTTCATGGGGGCCAATGGACTGATGCAGAAAAAATCCCGGACCATTTCCCCGGCCCGGGTAGCGGCCCAGTCTGCCCTGGTGGGTGCAGTACTGGAATATGTGCAGGGTATCAGTGTGGTGCGGGCTTTCAATCTGGCCCAGGCAGCCGGCCATACCCTTGATCAGGCCATCGACGAATGCGAAAAAAATAATGTGGGTCTGGAGATCGCCTTCATTCCTTATATGTTCCTGCAAAGCCTGATCCTTAAATTATTCAGTATTCTGGTGGTAATCGCTGCCATCGCTTTTTACCTGACCGGCAGCATGAACCTCACCACCTGCCTGCTGATGCTGATCTCCGCCTTTATTATCTACAGTCAGCTGGAAACAGCCGGCAGCATGTCCGCTTTGCTGCGCGCTATCGACATATCCATCGACCGGGTGGAGGAAATTCATCATACTCCGGTGATGGATGAGCTGGGCAAGGCTATCCACCCTCAGAGTTATGCTATTGAGGGCCGCAATGTCAGCTTCTCCTATGACAAGAAAAAAATCCTGGATGATGTCTCTTTCCGCATTCCTGCCGGAACCACCACGGCGATCATCGGTCCTTCAGGAGGAGGAAAAACCACCTTATGCCATCTGATCACCCGCTTCTGGGATGTGGACAGCGGTTCCATCACTTTGGGCGGCAGGGATGTGCGGGATTATAGCCTGGATAGTCTGCTGGCCAATTTCAGCATGGTCTTTCAAAAGGTCTATTTGTTCAATGACACTATTCTTAACAATATCCGTTTCGGAAAGCCTGACGCGACTCTGGAGGAGGTGCGGGAAGCGGCCAAAAGAGCCCGCTGCGACGACTTTATTATGATGCTGCCGGAGGGATACGACACGATGGTCGGTGAGGGGGGCGCCACCCTTTCGGGAGGGGAGCGTCAACGGATTTCCATCGCCCGGGCCATTTTAAAGGATGCCCCCATCGTCATTCTCGATGAAGCCACCGCCAATGTGGATCCGGAAAATGAAAGCCGGTTGCAGGAGGCTATCGCCGAAATGACCAAAAACAAGACCATCATTATGATCGCCCACCGGCTGAAAACCGTGCGCAATGCTCAGCAGATTCTGGTGCTGGATCAGGGCAGGATCGTCCAGCGGGGCGGCCATGAACAGCTTATGGCCGAGGGCGGGCTGTATGCCGACTTTATCGGCATGCGGGCCGCAGCCGTGGGTTGGAAGCTGGGCCGGAAGGGACTTGAAATGGATGTTCAAGGTGTCTGA
- a CDS encoding TetR/AcrR family transcriptional regulator, giving the protein MVDKEQTTQQRILQAAQEEFLRLGFQNSSLRSIAKACGVTTGALYGYYADKDALFEALVREEAETLYTIYLRAHQEFEALPPEQQLAEMTQQIEPRIWKCFNYVYEHYDAFKLLICHAEGTSYENYVHRLAEVEVESSTIFLSCMENMGRRVTHIPDDLNHMLASAYLTGFFEVVAHDMPKEEAREYIERLTDFFSAGWKNLLGLV; this is encoded by the coding sequence ATGGTTGACAAGGAACAGACTACTCAGCAGCGGATTCTGCAGGCCGCCCAAGAGGAATTTCTGCGCCTGGGCTTTCAGAACTCTTCCCTGCGCTCCATCGCCAAGGCCTGCGGCGTAACCACCGGCGCCTTATATGGATATTACGCCGATAAAGACGCTTTGTTTGAGGCGCTGGTCCGGGAAGAGGCGGAAACCCTCTATACTATCTACCTGCGCGCTCATCAGGAGTTCGAAGCGCTGCCGCCGGAGCAGCAGCTTGCGGAGATGACTCAGCAGATCGAGCCGAGGATATGGAAGTGCTTTAATTACGTTTATGAGCATTATGATGCCTTTAAACTGCTTATCTGCCATGCTGAAGGGACATCTTATGAAAATTATGTCCATCGTCTGGCTGAAGTGGAGGTGGAGAGCTCCACTATCTTTCTTTCCTGCATGGAGAACATGGGGCGGCGGGTTACCCATATCCCGGATGATCTCAATCATATGCTGGCCAGCGCTTATCTGACCGGTTTTTTTGAAGTTGTCGCCCATGATATGCCTAAAGAAGAGGCCCGGGAATATATCGAACGTCTTACTGATTTTTTCAGCGCCGGTTGGAAAAACCTTTTGGGGCTTGTCTAG
- a CDS encoding ABC transporter ATP-binding protein: MDQTNTPGAVARLKEYAGPHRKEYVLSVLLAILGVACSMIPYFAVSQMIWGLIEGGSDFNWYLGWCAVAAAGFLGKAVFHNLSTSLSHKATFAVISEVRRRIAQKLTRVPMGYVLDTPSGKFKNSMVEKVDSIEPTLAHVLPEMTSNLLVPLAIVGYLFVLDWRMALISLITLPIGAVCYMGMMKDYEKRFGEYVGVGRHMNATAVEYINGIEVIKAFGQSATSYKKFADAVHKNATYGLDWMRDVQLYFSMGIGIWPAVLIGVLPLGCVFYMNGSLSGADFITIMILALGIMAPLLSAMYYTDDLAKIKVIIGEIGDILDEGEQVRPTVLARLDGTDIALKGVTFGYGETEILHGVDLAIPAGSVTALVGPSGSGKSTIAKLIASFWDVKDGTLSIGGVDVRNIPAPQLMDKIAYVAQDNFLFDQSILENIRLGRPAASDEEVREAAKAAGCHDFIMGLADGYDTVAGGAGGHLSGGERQRITIARAMLKNAPIVILDEATAYTDPENESVIQDAVAKLVAGKTLIVIAHRLSTITDSDQIALIEKGRVAALGTHEQLLESSPLYQELWRAHINAKDAA; encoded by the coding sequence ATGGATCAAACTAACACACCGGGAGCAGTGGCCCGCCTCAAGGAGTACGCGGGTCCCCACAGGAAAGAGTACGTCCTGTCGGTGCTGCTGGCCATACTGGGGGTCGCTTGCAGCATGATCCCCTATTTTGCGGTATCCCAAATGATTTGGGGACTGATTGAAGGAGGGAGTGATTTTAATTGGTATTTAGGCTGGTGCGCCGTGGCGGCCGCCGGTTTTCTGGGCAAGGCTGTGTTTCATAACCTCTCCACGAGTTTATCCCACAAGGCTACTTTTGCGGTGATTTCTGAAGTGCGGCGGCGGATCGCTCAAAAGCTGACCCGGGTTCCCATGGGCTATGTCCTGGATACTCCCTCAGGAAAGTTCAAAAACAGTATGGTGGAAAAAGTGGACAGTATTGAACCGACTCTGGCCCATGTGCTGCCGGAAATGACCTCCAATCTGCTGGTCCCCCTGGCTATTGTGGGTTACCTGTTCGTCCTGGACTGGCGCATGGCCCTGATCTCTCTGATCACTCTGCCCATTGGCGCAGTCTGCTATATGGGCATGATGAAAGACTATGAAAAGCGCTTTGGGGAGTATGTTGGTGTGGGCCGGCATATGAACGCCACGGCTGTGGAGTATATCAACGGCATTGAAGTGATCAAAGCTTTCGGGCAATCGGCCACTTCCTATAAGAAATTCGCCGATGCGGTCCATAAGAATGCTACCTATGGGCTGGATTGGATGCGGGATGTGCAGCTGTACTTTTCCATGGGCATCGGCATTTGGCCCGCCGTGCTCATCGGGGTCCTGCCTTTGGGCTGTGTTTTTTACATGAACGGCTCTCTGTCCGGAGCCGATTTCATCACGATCATGATTCTGGCCCTGGGCATCATGGCACCGCTGCTTTCCGCGATGTATTACACCGACGATCTTGCCAAAATCAAGGTTATTATCGGGGAAATCGGCGACATCCTCGATGAAGGGGAGCAAGTGCGGCCAACGGTTCTTGCCCGGCTGGACGGTACGGACATCGCACTCAAGGGCGTTACTTTCGGTTATGGGGAAACGGAGATCCTGCATGGGGTTGATCTGGCCATTCCCGCCGGGTCCGTAACCGCTCTGGTGGGACCTTCCGGCAGCGGCAAATCCACCATCGCCAAGCTCATCGCCTCTTTCTGGGATGTCAAGGACGGAACCCTCTCTATCGGCGGCGTGGATGTCAGGAACATTCCCGCCCCTCAGCTTATGGATAAGATCGCTTATGTAGCCCAGGATAATTTCCTCTTTGATCAGAGCATCCTGGAAAACATCCGCCTTGGCCGCCCAGCCGCCAGTGATGAGGAGGTGCGGGAGGCGGCTAAGGCTGCCGGCTGCCACGACTTTATTATGGGTTTGGCCGACGGATACGACACTGTGGCCGGCGGGGCCGGTGGACATCTCTCCGGGGGTGAACGCCAGCGGATCACCATCGCCCGGGCCATGCTCAAAAATGCCCCCATCGTTATTCTGGATGAAGCCACAGCCTATACCGACCCGGAAAACGAATCTGTCATCCAGGATGCCGTGGCCAAGCTGGTGGCGGGCAAAACCCTCATCGTCATCGCTCACCGGCTCTCCACCATCACGGATTCCGATCAGATTGCCCTGATTGAGAAGGGCCGGGTAGCTGCCCTGGGCACCCATGAGCAACTGCTGGAAAGCAGCCCATTATATCAGGAGCTCTGGCGGGCCCACATCAATGCTAAGGACGCTGCGTAA
- a CDS encoding TRAP transporter large permease subunit, which yields MIKEEAQQRKTFSGLLRVLDQRFEEVAIVAGFLFFTILITLQVINRYVLTFADIANINVWSEELARYVFIWVSYIGAALVIKKRANINVDAVTRILPVSFSKVLNLVSSLLTFVLFYILIKGGIATITMQVTNHQVTPAMGIPMYIPYLAVPLGISLMFFRTLQNIIADIKEMSFQSIVLGIAITIILFLPILLVDNINATLLLFAYFILLIIMGVPIAFSLGIATLVTTINSQAIPLDYFSQAAFNGIDSFPIMAIPFFVAAGVIMGSGGLLRRLLNLGNELVGFFPGGLALVTVITCMFFAAISGSGPATVAAVGTMMIPEMKRQGYSVAFSAAIVAAAGSIGVIIPPSNPFVIYGVVGQESVGKLFIAGIIPGVLIGIILMILAYSTSKKNGWKGNKDRIDIIAVLRAAWDAKLALVVPVIILGGIYGGYMTPTEAAAISVTYGLLIGLFVYRDLKFKDMYNCLVESGSTTAVIIILMAMATIFGRFITIERVAETVAAFVLGISTNKVIVLLLINIFLLFVGMVMEALAAIIILTPILLPMVSQLGVDPIQFGVIMVVNLAIGFITPPVGVNLFVASGISKVRIEEITRPAIPLILGMIFILLLVTYIPEISLWLPSLMR from the coding sequence ATGATCAAAGAAGAAGCACAACAAAGAAAAACCTTTTCGGGACTTTTAAGGGTACTTGATCAAAGGTTTGAAGAAGTTGCAATAGTGGCCGGTTTTCTATTCTTTACAATTTTAATAACCTTACAGGTCATCAACCGTTATGTATTGACATTTGCCGATATTGCCAACATTAATGTATGGTCGGAAGAGTTAGCTAGATATGTTTTTATTTGGGTTTCATATATTGGGGCGGCTCTGGTTATAAAAAAACGAGCCAATATCAATGTGGACGCCGTTACCAGGATTTTACCTGTTTCTTTTAGTAAAGTCTTGAATTTGGTCAGTTCATTATTAACCTTCGTTTTGTTTTACATTCTGATTAAAGGCGGAATAGCCACTATAACTATGCAGGTTACCAATCATCAGGTTACTCCGGCAATGGGAATCCCTATGTACATACCATATTTAGCCGTTCCTTTGGGAATCAGTCTGATGTTCTTCAGAACACTGCAAAACATTATTGCAGACATCAAAGAAATGAGCTTTCAATCGATTGTGCTGGGCATAGCAATTACCATTATACTGTTTTTACCCATTTTGCTGGTTGATAATATTAACGCTACTCTTTTGTTATTTGCTTATTTTATATTATTGATAATAATGGGCGTACCCATTGCCTTTAGTTTGGGAATTGCTACTTTGGTTACAACAATAAACTCTCAAGCTATACCTTTGGATTATTTTTCTCAGGCAGCGTTTAACGGCATTGATAGCTTTCCCATTATGGCCATACCATTTTTTGTAGCTGCGGGAGTCATCATGGGAAGCGGAGGCTTATTAAGAAGGCTGTTAAATCTGGGCAATGAATTAGTAGGCTTCTTCCCGGGCGGATTAGCTTTAGTGACGGTTATTACCTGCATGTTCTTTGCCGCAATAAGCGGTTCCGGGCCGGCGACGGTTGCTGCAGTGGGAACTATGATGATACCTGAAATGAAAAGGCAGGGATATAGCGTTGCTTTCAGTGCGGCAATAGTAGCAGCTGCCGGCTCAATTGGTGTCATTATTCCACCTAGTAATCCTTTTGTTATTTATGGAGTTGTTGGCCAAGAATCGGTTGGAAAACTGTTTATTGCAGGTATTATTCCTGGAGTCCTAATTGGTATAATTTTAATGATTCTGGCTTATAGTACCTCAAAGAAAAATGGTTGGAAAGGCAATAAAGATCGAATAGATATAATTGCAGTACTTCGAGCCGCATGGGATGCCAAATTGGCTTTAGTCGTACCTGTTATTATTTTGGGCGGTATTTATGGCGGATATATGACTCCTACGGAAGCAGCAGCCATTTCTGTAACTTACGGTTTGCTCATTGGACTGTTTGTTTACCGTGATTTAAAATTCAAGGATATGTACAATTGTCTGGTCGAGTCAGGTTCCACCACCGCGGTGATCATTATTCTTATGGCTATGGCGACAATCTTTGGCAGATTCATTACTATAGAGCGAGTCGCTGAGACAGTGGCAGCTTTTGTATTGGGTATCAGTACGAATAAAGTTATTGTATTGTTGTTGATCAATATATTTCTTCTTTTTGTAGGAATGGTTATGGAGGCACTTGCGGCAATCATCATTTTAACCCCTATTTTACTGCCAATGGTCTCACAGCTGGGTGTGGATCCTATACAATTTGGCGTTATCATGGTCGTCAATTTAGCGATTGGTTTCATAACACCACCAGTCGGAGTTAATTTGTTCGTTGCTTCCGGAATATCAAAAGTAAGAATAGAAGAAATCACCCGCCCAGCTATCCCGCTTATCCTGGGTATGATATTTATCCTTTTACTGGTTACCTATATACCAGAGATTTCCTTATGGCTTCCTTCATTAATGCGTTAA